Proteins co-encoded in one Chitinivibrio alkaliphilus ACht1 genomic window:
- a CDS encoding ABC transporter permease, with protein MSIICTTARRNLFRNARRTAITTLAISVGMAGLIFADAFITGMIDNMIRNGTASFTGDAQIHSRAYKEDPEAHHTIPAYEELARSLREDDRIIASSPRLVSPGLVSSARNSTGVEVWGVHPEREKNITRIAQRLSPESTFLPQKNSLVLGKKTAQDLNVSLGDHLIVSVADSETGERRQEYMRLDGLYSFGSDDMDGLVALIHAETAQHMLGRSEGGYTQVALSLKQSPRKAAEDTLLGKTYSSEEILFETWDKLMPQLYSLMGMTQWSMMILGGILFVIVAFTVINTLFMSIYERFFEFGVLKSLGTTRPQIIRMIIYEAGWLSLLSCAGGILLGGAAVFVVSRTGINWNDIEFGGMTIYEHIYPAARLYQFVVYPLIISALTLIISIYPALYIGYMSPSQAMKKSI; from the coding sequence ATGAGTATTATATGTACAACAGCACGACGTAATCTTTTCCGAAATGCCCGCAGAACAGCAATAACAACCCTTGCAATAAGTGTGGGTATGGCAGGACTGATCTTTGCCGATGCCTTTATTACTGGGATGATTGATAATATGATCCGCAACGGAACGGCAAGTTTTACCGGTGATGCCCAGATACACTCCCGTGCCTATAAGGAAGACCCCGAGGCGCATCACACGATACCTGCCTATGAAGAGCTGGCCCGGTCTCTGCGTGAGGATGACAGGATCATCGCCTCTTCACCCCGCCTTGTTTCTCCGGGCCTTGTCAGTTCTGCCCGAAATTCAACGGGGGTTGAGGTCTGGGGGGTTCATCCGGAACGGGAAAAAAATATTACGCGAATTGCCCAGCGACTGTCACCGGAAAGCACATTTCTCCCCCAAAAAAATTCCCTTGTCCTGGGAAAAAAAACAGCACAGGATCTCAACGTATCCCTGGGGGACCATCTTATTGTGAGCGTGGCAGATTCCGAAACGGGGGAGCGGCGCCAGGAATACATGCGTCTGGACGGACTATACAGTTTTGGTTCCGATGATATGGACGGATTGGTGGCACTTATACATGCTGAAACGGCACAACATATGCTGGGTCGCTCTGAGGGGGGATATACACAGGTAGCCCTTTCCCTGAAACAGTCTCCCCGGAAGGCTGCGGAGGATACCCTTCTGGGAAAGACCTACTCTTCAGAGGAGATTCTCTTTGAGACCTGGGATAAACTCATGCCGCAGCTGTACAGCCTTATGGGTATGACACAGTGGAGTATGATGATTCTCGGGGGGATTCTCTTTGTCATTGTTGCCTTTACGGTTATCAATACCCTTTTTATGTCTATTTATGAGCGGTTTTTTGAGTTTGGTGTGTTAAAATCCCTGGGAACCACACGCCCGCAGATTATCCGCATGATTATCTATGAGGCGGGATGGCTTTCTCTCCTCAGCTGTGCAGGGGGAATACTCCTTGGCGGTGCGGCTGTTTTTGTGGTAAGTCGCACGGGAATTAACTGGAATGATATAGAGTTTGGTGGAATGACTATCTATGAGCATATTTATCCTGCGGCACGTCTCTATCAATTTGTGGTATACCCCCTTATCATATCGGCCCTTACTCTTATAATAAGTATATACCCGGCCCTGTATATCGGATATATGTCTCCGTCACAGGCCATGAAAAAAAGTATCTAA
- a CDS encoding ABC transporter permease: MVLLKIAFRNIFRQKRRSALTLLTMTAGFFMASLAIAFNVGSYNVIIRELTRNETGHVKIAHSTYRSTPDMYYTIDNYRDVLGTMEDREDVAFATAELFGSGLAATDTRSLPVSVRAVDPRRHDEVFSYGGRVTEGEYMRSQKAEVLLGKHLARRLRVAPGDTLYLFSQTAYGRVAEDIFSVRGIVSPDQQRISESLLLMPLDIAQEYYELWDRVHEISLVGTHENARNLAAEVQKSLSDPYIAEPWQEFNRSLYEAMQADQKGGIVGVTVILIIVGFGILNTVLMAVLERQREYGVLKAVGTTPGQVFGLIVAEMMILAILSILVALPLSWSGSYYFATEGIPLSDPFTFGGVVWSHIYADIIPLSFTLPAVVVGVVTLFVSLFPAMKAARTNPADTMRID; this comes from the coding sequence ATGGTATTGCTCAAAATAGCCTTTCGAAATATTTTCCGGCAGAAACGGCGTTCCGCCCTGACCCTTCTTACCATGACTGCGGGCTTTTTTATGGCATCCCTGGCTATTGCCTTTAATGTGGGATCGTACAATGTTATTATACGGGAATTAACGCGCAATGAAACGGGTCATGTAAAAATCGCCCACTCCACATACCGCTCCACCCCCGATATGTATTATACCATTGATAATTACCGGGATGTACTCGGCACAATGGAAGATCGGGAAGATGTGGCCTTTGCCACGGCAGAACTCTTTGGCAGCGGCCTTGCGGCAACAGATACTCGCAGTCTTCCCGTATCGGTACGGGCCGTTGATCCCCGACGTCATGATGAGGTTTTTTCCTATGGCGGCCGGGTGACTGAAGGGGAGTATATGCGGTCGCAAAAGGCGGAAGTCCTTTTGGGCAAGCACCTTGCCCGGCGTCTGCGTGTTGCCCCCGGAGATACCCTGTATCTGTTTTCCCAGACGGCCTATGGGCGGGTTGCGGAGGATATTTTTTCCGTACGGGGCATTGTTTCTCCGGATCAGCAGCGCATCAGTGAATCGCTTCTGCTGATGCCCCTTGATATTGCCCAGGAGTATTATGAATTGTGGGATCGGGTCCATGAAATATCCCTTGTGGGTACACATGAAAATGCCCGCAACCTTGCCGCAGAGGTACAAAAAAGCCTTTCTGATCCATATATAGCTGAGCCCTGGCAGGAGTTTAATCGTTCCCTCTACGAGGCGATGCAGGCAGATCAGAAAGGAGGGATTGTGGGGGTAACTGTCATATTGATCATTGTGGGATTTGGTATTCTCAATACGGTTTTAATGGCTGTTTTGGAGCGTCAGCGTGAATACGGGGTATTAAAGGCTGTGGGGACAACTCCCGGTCAGGTTTTTGGGCTCATTGTGGCGGAGATGATGATTCTTGCCATCCTTTCAATTCTTGTTGCCCTTCCCCTTTCATGGTCGGGGAGCTACTATTTTGCCACAGAGGGAATCCCCCTGAGTGACCCCTTTACCTTCGGGGGAGTTGTCTGGAGCCATATTTACGCCGATATTATACCCCTGAGCTTTACCCTTCCGGCAGTGGTTGTGGGGGTCGTAACCCTTTTTGTGAGTCTTTTTCCCGCCATGAAGGCCGCCCGGACAAATCCGGCGGATACCATGCGTATTGATTGA
- a CDS encoding outer membrane lipoprotein-sorting protein: MLRILTVVSMMIGAVYASDTALEEFVSTFDDLYRSSSSRGRMRMEITTPHWEREMEMLSWTHGQEKMLIKVISPRRERNMGTLKVGTELWNYMPRTERITKIPPSMMMSDWMGSDFTNDDLTGAYTLKDDYEVSLVQEDSEYRYFSAVPQKDRAIIWGELRIQVRREDNLPVKQEFYDEHGELVRIMNFKNIQTFGDRTIPATLELVPQDEENRKTVLHYLDLEFDVTLSQDRFSTAALREPVREE; encoded by the coding sequence ATGTTGCGTATATTGACAGTGGTATCTATGATGATCGGTGCAGTGTATGCATCAGACACGGCGTTGGAGGAATTTGTATCCACCTTTGATGATTTGTATCGAAGCAGTTCATCCCGGGGGAGGATGCGCATGGAGATTACCACGCCCCACTGGGAGCGGGAAATGGAAATGCTCAGCTGGACCCACGGCCAGGAGAAAATGTTGATAAAGGTGATATCTCCGCGGAGGGAACGCAATATGGGCACCCTGAAGGTGGGTACGGAGCTGTGGAATTATATGCCCCGCACAGAACGTATTACAAAAATCCCGCCGTCCATGATGATGTCTGACTGGATGGGCTCTGATTTTACCAATGACGACCTGACCGGAGCCTATACCCTGAAGGATGATTATGAGGTATCACTTGTACAGGAAGACAGTGAGTATCGTTATTTTTCAGCTGTTCCCCAAAAAGATCGGGCAATTATCTGGGGAGAGCTCAGGATTCAGGTCCGACGGGAGGATAATCTTCCCGTGAAACAGGAGTTTTATGATGAACACGGCGAATTGGTACGGATAATGAACTTCAAAAATATTCAGACCTTCGGAGACAGAACAATTCCGGCAACACTGGAGCTTGTTCCTCAGGATGAAGAAAACAGAAAAACGGTGCTGCACTATCTTGATCTGGAATTTGATGTTACCCTTTCACAGGATCGTTTTTCCACAGCGGCTCTTCGGGAACCGGTACGGGAGGAATAA
- a CDS encoding winged helix-turn-helix domain-containing protein, whose product MKQGDLKKVERLLSAPVRLRIMALLIAAPRQDFPTLQKKLDITRGNLSSHGKQLDDAGYIRIHKSFKNNRPRTTYEITPRGRRAFSEYVSFLEKIITTPDSEE is encoded by the coding sequence ATGAAACAGGGGGATTTAAAAAAGGTGGAGCGCCTCCTGTCGGCTCCGGTCAGGCTGCGTATTATGGCTTTGCTCATTGCAGCTCCCCGTCAGGATTTTCCCACGCTGCAGAAAAAACTGGATATTACCCGGGGCAATCTCAGTTCCCACGGAAAACAGTTGGATGATGCCGGATATATTCGTATTCATAAGAGCTTTAAAAATAATCGTCCCCGTACAACCTATGAAATAACCCCGCGGGGGCGCCGGGCCTTTTCGGAATATGTCTCTTTTTTAGAAAAAATAATAACAACACCAGATTCAGAGGAGTAG
- a CDS encoding TIGR00341 family protein, producing the protein MWHIISEEEQYEYIREQTGSLHEAYSLQYLVFEETIQLPQESRVLLFLPDAHIKKLLPHLIDQHCVVSVLPHPEAREAALSLGVHASLEKEINHIQNAPDPITMDILYCNDIPVFNALIIGRGFPTSSNNSKTKLQLSHLFRLFNSIPFQVNIAISDDKELTTAATGVIISQHRKSTILSRLILEDSTINDDRMFLFIIAPRSIGDICRVILRSFLQKNRLPSFGGIIKSTKATLSFPQGEREFTLDKESYREKSLSLRVEAQAIRMIPGSGFDRNMLAQSEGTNVYKVQNLPSPEVAQALSTHRLPLIRRASTDEFRDLFQILRNNATLHTPYIVLIVLSTLLATLGLFTNSVPVVIGAMILAPLMGPIISLSMGVLRQDKKLTLSSVTTIGSSVCMSLGAATLLTYFMPLSTPGTEILSRTHPTLLDLGIAAISGCAGAYAHAREDLAKTLAGVAIAVALIPPLAVTGIGIGWGRFDIFGGAALLFTTNLAGITLAAALTFLVLGFSPIKRSLRGMAVSLTVVALLSIPLAMSFHHTVSTQRMIRNLEKKTFSVGMLRNVQVETNTPLTLSFRLVHHTPPTADDLSYLQNSLEEILHTPLSIEVTPTISPLKEH; encoded by the coding sequence ATGTGGCATATTATTTCTGAAGAAGAACAGTATGAATATATCCGCGAACAAACAGGCTCTCTTCATGAAGCCTATTCACTTCAGTACCTTGTCTTTGAAGAAACTATCCAGCTACCACAAGAATCCCGGGTTCTTCTGTTTCTTCCCGATGCACATATAAAAAAACTGCTTCCCCATCTTATAGACCAACACTGTGTGGTATCTGTGCTCCCCCATCCCGAAGCACGGGAAGCAGCACTTTCCTTGGGCGTGCATGCCTCTTTAGAAAAAGAGATTAACCATATCCAAAACGCCCCCGATCCAATAACCATGGACATACTCTACTGTAATGATATCCCTGTCTTCAACGCCCTTATTATTGGAAGAGGCTTTCCCACATCATCAAATAATTCGAAAACAAAGCTCCAGCTAAGCCACCTTTTTCGTCTCTTTAACAGCATTCCCTTTCAAGTCAATATTGCCATCTCCGATGACAAAGAACTCACCACAGCTGCCACGGGTGTGATAATCTCTCAACATCGCAAAAGCACCATTCTTTCACGGCTGATTCTGGAAGATTCAACCATAAATGACGACCGCATGTTTTTATTTATCATCGCCCCACGAAGTATTGGAGATATCTGTCGTGTAATACTGCGTTCTTTTTTACAGAAAAACAGGCTTCCCTCCTTTGGAGGCATAATAAAAAGTACGAAGGCAACCCTCTCGTTTCCACAGGGAGAACGGGAGTTTACCCTAGACAAAGAGAGTTACCGTGAAAAAAGCCTCTCCCTCCGGGTAGAAGCACAGGCCATACGCATGATTCCGGGAAGCGGCTTTGATAGAAACATGCTTGCACAGTCTGAAGGCACCAATGTGTACAAAGTGCAAAACCTTCCTTCACCGGAGGTGGCTCAAGCCCTTAGTACACACCGCCTTCCCTTGATTCGACGGGCATCAACGGATGAGTTCCGTGATCTTTTTCAAATACTGCGAAATAATGCCACCCTCCATACCCCCTACATTGTACTCATTGTCTTATCCACCTTGTTGGCAACCCTCGGGCTTTTCACCAATTCAGTTCCGGTGGTAATCGGTGCCATGATTTTAGCCCCTCTCATGGGGCCAATCATCTCCCTGAGCATGGGAGTACTTCGACAGGATAAAAAGCTCACCCTTTCCAGTGTGACCACCATTGGAAGCAGTGTCTGCATGTCCCTTGGTGCAGCAACCCTTCTTACCTATTTCATGCCGCTCTCCACACCGGGAACAGAAATACTCTCCCGCACGCATCCCACCTTGCTTGATTTAGGCATCGCTGCAATCTCCGGATGCGCCGGAGCCTATGCCCACGCCCGGGAAGATCTTGCCAAAACCCTCGCAGGAGTGGCCATTGCCGTAGCACTCATCCCTCCCTTGGCCGTAACCGGCATTGGAATTGGGTGGGGACGATTTGATATTTTCGGTGGAGCAGCCCTGCTGTTTACGACAAACCTTGCAGGAATTACCCTGGCAGCAGCCCTCACCTTTCTTGTTCTCGGTTTCAGCCCCATAAAAAGATCACTGCGAGGTATGGCGGTCTCCCTCACAGTGGTGGCACTTCTTTCTATTCCCCTGGCAATGAGTTTTCACCACACCGTTTCTACACAACGTATGATACGCAATCTGGAAAAGAAAACCTTCTCCGTAGGAATGCTTCGCAACGTACAGGTGGAAACAAATACTCCTCTTACTCTCTCCTTTCGCCTGGTACACCACACTCCTCCCACCGCAGATGATCTTTCATACTTACAAAATTCCCTCGAAGAGATATTACATACACCCCTTTCTATTGAAGTCACTCCAACTATTTCGCCTCTCAAGGAGCACTAA
- a CDS encoding DUF445 domain-containing protein, whose translation MVNLSVLIAIPLISCLIGWFTNFLAVKMIFRPYKKRRILGLVVQGLLPKRKAELARHIGNTIEKELISHRDIQEVLSKKSFHNDVVETVLASIQEVIEKQFAQHPMFGAFITPDTVKAIVAMLRDSLEEKVPALLGTLFERMEQEIDFKELVEHKILDFDMHKLEEIVYAIAARELRAIEYFGALLGGVVGLVQVGIILFFGV comes from the coding sequence ATGGTGAACCTTAGTGTACTGATAGCAATCCCTCTTATCTCGTGCCTCATCGGGTGGTTTACAAACTTTCTTGCTGTGAAGATGATCTTTCGCCCCTATAAAAAGCGTCGTATTCTGGGCCTTGTCGTTCAGGGCCTTTTGCCAAAACGGAAAGCCGAGCTGGCAAGACATATTGGCAACACCATTGAAAAAGAACTGATTTCCCACCGGGATATTCAAGAGGTTCTTTCAAAAAAATCCTTTCATAATGATGTTGTTGAAACCGTACTTGCGAGTATACAGGAGGTGATTGAGAAACAATTTGCTCAACACCCCATGTTCGGTGCCTTTATTACTCCCGATACGGTGAAGGCCATTGTGGCCATGTTGCGAGATAGTTTGGAGGAAAAAGTACCGGCACTATTGGGAACCCTCTTTGAGCGCATGGAGCAGGAGATTGATTTTAAAGAGCTTGTGGAACATAAAATTCTTGATTTTGACATGCACAAACTGGAAGAGATTGTTTACGCCATTGCTGCGCGGGAACTTCGAGCAATTGAGTATTTCGGTGCGCTTCTTGGCGGTGTGGTGGGCCTTGTTCAAGTGGGAATCATTCTTTTTTTCGGAGTGTAA